In the Silene latifolia isolate original U9 population chromosome 1, ASM4854445v1, whole genome shotgun sequence genome, tatctACCTACTTTTGTATACATCTAATCAAATTCAAATTCTTATATTTATCTGCGAGGTAATTTGTAAAAGTTGgagtctctgtaatcgctcgaaaaaagcttcctttattaatatagatagatattgattgattgattttggGTTAAGACGTTCTAAGTTCTAACTTACTCGTATTAAGGCAATTGGGTTTACTTAGCCCATTTCAACACTATCTCACACGAATAGACATATGTTTAAGGAATGGGTTATGACTCATGGTGAAATTGGTTTTTCTTAGTACCTTAACTAAtttgtttcaaaaaaaaaaaaatactctatTGACAGTTCTAATGATATttgaattaataaaattaataattagACAAAATCGGTTGAGGTAATGGGTTATATGTCACATACGTGTGTTGAATATGAATTGCTTAAAACAAATGAGTTACACGAGTGGTGGCTGATTATAGAAAAACTAAACGGGTTGAGTTAGGTTAGGTTCAGAATGGGGGATAATGACGCACAAAGACGACATGAACCTGACATAGCAGCATAATCTGTTGACGAAGTCTAATCAGATGGAAGGCACCAATGGGATAAGGTGGGCAACCTTACTGCATCTATGACCAAGTATGGGTCTGTCTATTTTTGAGTTAAATTAGGTTCGATTGCGAACGTTAATGAGAAAAGATTACTTTTGTACCAATTCAAATTGGGTATTGTATTGACGTAAATATTGTTTGGATAATCATTTTATTTTTAGAATAGTAATTTCATTTTTGATATACTATTACTAGGTTAAATTACCTTCTTGATATCAATTAGCATATGTGTTAAAATATTAGTTTGAGTTCATGTGTGATAGTTTAACGCTAATTCATTATTGGTTATCAATTGGGTCGATTCGTTGTTGGATCACGGACCACTTCAATCTTTAAATTTTTTTGTAAAAACGATCAATAATTAAGAAGAAAAAAAGTGCTTTCTAAAGTCTTAGCCAAGCATCATGATCGGTCTTAGTGTTTTCACCCGAAAAGTTGGATACAACCTAGAAAACTCAATAGTTAATGGTACATGTGAGGAATTTCAAAAAATATAATTAAGGATCTTTATGTATGGAATATTGCAGCTATAGGTAATATGCTTGGTGGGTAGCTATAAAGGTTGACCATCTCTGGGTCAGATGAGTACATACATGATGTGTACATTAAAAATGCAGTATGGGAGGACTGTGAACCTGGGAGTCGGAGCAATTGAGCTAAACAGTGGCGGAGCCAAAATTTTAAGTCAACTGGGACGAAAGGACAATATTATTAACCCACCATTGGGCTGGAGGAAGATATGTCAAGTGAAAAACttatttaaacataaattatTTGACAATACTATTATATAGCATTATTCTATTAAGGCAGGGTATCAGTGGATCAAACCAGATGGTGATAGAGTTCCCTGGTATCCTTGGATGCTAAATAGGTTGATTATCCCTAAAAATTCTTTCTTATACTGGTTGATAGCACATAAGAGGGTTATTAACTCATGATAGGCTGATCAGAATGAAGATTATTTATAAAAACATACATATGCTATTTGTGTGGAATATAGGAAGAGTGTCATGAACATCTGTATTTTGAAATTTGACTGTGAATTGAGCAGACAATGTCTCAAGCTGGTTTTTGAATGGTGCTTGGCGCAGTTACCTCAGAAGGATGTGATTAAATGATGGATTGAATGGAGGTAACCTGCAGCGTGTATGGAACAGAACATTGCATTAATGCTGGCAAACCTAATGTATAATATCTGGTAGTGCAGGAACATCAACAGACTAGAAGGCTATGTAACGAGGCCTATAGTGGCCTTGAAAATGAGGATACGACAGTGTGCTATTCGTAGTAGAAATATAAGAGTCCTAGATTGGGTTGAGTATATTGAAAGGAGTTGAGTCTGATCAATTGATTAGTAAGATCATTGTTTGTACGGGATATCTTTGATTATAATGAGAaagcttacattttcccaaaaaaactttgaaaaagaaagaatgaTTAGATTGTCGTCCAAACTTCGTCTTTCCAAGTCAAACTCAAAACTTCAATACTTTGACTTATTGAATTATTATTAGTGAAACCTTTAGTCATTTTGGTGTTTTGAGTTACTCAAAACTTCAATACTTTGACTTATTGAATTCTTATTAGTGAAACCTTACTCATCGGTCGTTTTGAGTTACTCTTAACTTAATATCAGTATTGCAAAGATATCCTAAATTGCGTGTTAGTGTATTACTATAGATGACAATTTTGAATCCGTGAGTTGTGGTGCTAGACTATATATAATGCATAGTTAAATGAAGAAAACTTTGAAAGAGGGTGATTGTAATAATTCATGCCAAGATATTTAGCacatttcaattcaattcaactTAGTTTAGGTTTAGTCAATTCAGTTCAGCTTTAGTCATTTAATTCATattttcacaaattaactctttatttaattcattttagttttatgaaATTTAATTTAAGTATTTTTTACCGaaaagaagagattcttaacTCTTAATACTTTTACGTCTAATTGAGCTTTGAAGGAAAAAAACAAGGATATGGTGTGGACTGGAGACGTGGAGTGTCTGTACATCCATACCCTAATAGACTTAAGAGGATACTTTGCACCCAAGCTAAGCATTGTAATTAATCcataataaaataatgaaattaatGACGATTAGCACCTGCTCATCACAAACCTGTTTCCCCTTCTTCTCTCAGTTCTGATAATATTAACAACTTGGAAAACCCAGAATTCCCTTAATCATCTTCACTAATCAATCATCCAAACTatctttttaattaattaaattaatcaacaaaAAGAATTATCAAAGCTTCGATTCCTACTTTATTACCAATTCATGCAAAATATCGTCAACATTAATGGCGACTCTCTCAGCATACCCtaaccaaaaccctaatttcgacCATCACCCCCCGCCGCCGTCATCACCGCCGTCTATGTCTCAACAATCGGAAAATCTCTACTTCGACACCATCTCACAAACACCTGAAAACGACGCCGTATCACTACTCTCCGAGAATCCTCCCTCATTTCTTTCTCCTCCGCCGCCTCTTCCTCCGATTCGCACCTCTTTGCCAACTCAAAACCCTAACCCTGATTTCGAGACTTCCAATTCTCAGAATCACGTGCCTCCTACGCTACTTCACGTGACTTTTAATCAGGATTTCGGATGTTTTTCGTCGGGTACGGATCGTGGATTTCGGATCTATAATTGTGATCCGTTTCGGGAGATTTTTCGGAGGGATTTTGAGCGTGGTGGTGGTATTGGTAAGGTTGAGATGCTTTTTCGCTGTAATATTTTGGCTCTTGTTGGTGGCGGACCCGATCCTCAGTACCCGGTTAATAAGGTTACGATTCTGCTTTCATTTCTATATAATTGTCAAGAATGATTGATTGATTAGTACTCGAGATGTTTGCTGCTGTGTTTGGTATATGTAAATTGTGTGAAAAGTTGTTGAATTTTGATCGAGAACTGTTTTTGTTGCGAATTGTTGAAGAATTGGGGATTTATTTTGGTGTGTTCAGCTCGTGTGAGCTATTATGATAGATGATGTCAAATTTGGTGCATAGATATGTAATTTGTGTAGTCTGGTTGAGCTGAGAACGGCTGTCTGCAAGTTTTATTGTCGTTTATTTATCGATCTTTGGTTATCACTAGGTGATGCCGATTGTTACAGAACATGTGCGAGCATTGAAATATTGTGGAATATTGACCTACTACTAATGAAGGAATGAGCTAGTTTTGCACTTGCATTATTGCATATGGCATTGCTATTGCTTATGCTAGGCGTCCATCAATACAGTTGAATCATTTAATATTCAGGATTTATGTCTTCTCAAGAGCAGAATGTCATTTTCATATGTTACTTTGAGTTTTCTTTCTAGGTTATCATAGAATTGTAGGGTCTCGAGAGTGCAACCAGTACATTGTGTTTCAAGCTATAGTTACTTTGttagtaattaattaattcaactTTATTTGATCTATGGGAAGTAGCTTCTCAGGTGGAGAAATCATATTGCTGTGATTAGTGAGTATATACTATATAGTACGACAAATTACTAAGTTTCGGAAGTTGTTTTTGTGCCCCTAAAGGTAATGATATGGGATGACCACCAGAGTCGATGTATAGGTGAGTTGTCGTTTCGGTCCGAGGTTCGAGGAGTTCGGCTTCGGCGTGATCGTATTGTGGTGGTTCTTGAGCAGAAAGTGTTTGTTTATAACTTTGCGGACTTGAAGCTACTGCATCAGATAGAGACTATTGCAAATCCCAAAGGGTTGTGTGAGGTATCACAGTCAGCTGGGAAGTTAGTTTTGGTTTGTCCTGGGTTGCAGAAGGGGCAGGTTCGGGTTGAGCACTATGCTTCAAAGCGGACTAAGTTTATCATGGCTCATGATTCGAGGATTGCATGCTTTGCCTTAACTCAGGATGGAGGGCTTTTAGCTACTGCGAGCTCTAAAGGAACTCTTGTTAGGGTGTTCAACACTTTTGACGGTACATTGCTGCAGGAGGTAAATTTTCTGTCGagcttcatttttttctttctgtaATACATAACATGTTAATGTGTCACCTTGAAGCGGATGTGAAACCTGTTATTTACCACTGTAAATGTGTGTTTGTGTGCTAATTATCTCTTGAATTACTACGAGTAGTAATTATTTCTCCATTAAATGACGTCGATGGTTaagaaatactccctccgtcccggcaatttgtttacctttttcattttgggtgtctcattcatttgtttacctttctaaaTTGGGAGTGTTTTTTATGTATGATTTGATCATTCATACCCATCATGATCCACTTGTCATTCAAATAACACTAACCACAAGTGGTTCCCTCCCATATCCTTAATAATTGTTCCAAAACCaccaaaaccaaaggtaaacaaatgaccgggacggagggagtacgtCTTCGACCTATTCAGATGCCCGTGTTTGCAGTTTTCTATATGCCTCCGTCCCTGATGCGTGAAGCAGGAATGGTGGATCAATAATGTTCCTTATGATCATGTAAAAATTGGTTATTTATCCATTTAGATTTTGTAAGAGGCTAAACTTATTATTTTTAGTATAAGTAGCCTCAAACATTAGTCCAGACTCTAAATatgttgggtttttttttttcccGGGTCTTGGATTATATCGACACCTATATTTCGTTGTATAACGTGTGTTGATACGAGTGTCTTCCAAAATGACACTTGTATGCTTCATTTTAGGCAAGTAAATGACATTTCTCACAGAATAACCTTTTTTAGATGCGATTGTCTTAGATTGAAAAGGTACGAGTGCACCTAAAGGCACGCCTTGGTTGAGGCACCATCCAAAACGCCTTGGTGCACTTTAGGTGTGCCTTTTT is a window encoding:
- the LOC141602907 gene encoding autophagy-related protein 18a-like, yielding MATLSAYPNQNPNFDHHPPPPSSPPSMSQQSENLYFDTISQTPENDAVSLLSENPPSFLSPPPPLPPIRTSLPTQNPNPDFETSNSQNHVPPTLLHVTFNQDFGCFSSGTDRGFRIYNCDPFREIFRRDFERGGGIGKVEMLFRCNILALVGGGPDPQYPVNKVMIWDDHQSRCIGELSFRSEVRGVRLRRDRIVVVLEQKVFVYNFADLKLLHQIETIANPKGLCEVSQSAGKLVLVCPGLQKGQVRVEHYASKRTKFIMAHDSRIACFALTQDGGLLATASSKGTLVRVFNTFDGTLLQEVRRGADRAEIYSLAFSTTAQWLAVSSDKGTIHVFGLKVNSGSQANENVPPASEANAVGGPAASLSFIKGVLPSYFKSEWSVAQFRLLEGAQYTVAFGHQKNTVVILGMDGSFYRCQFDPVKGGEMTQLEYHNFLKPEEPF